A window of Coregonus clupeaformis isolate EN_2021a chromosome 28, ASM2061545v1, whole genome shotgun sequence contains these coding sequences:
- the LOC121542966 gene encoding zinc finger protein RFP-like: MASSSILLSEEQFQCSICLDVFTEPVSIPCGHNYCKACIRGYWDSTDLCQCPMCKDTFDRRPELRVNTFISEMAAQLKKLAPVEATPITPRQTQTTTLVKSGEVPCDVCTDTKLMALKSCLVCLASYCETHLEPHQILASFKKHKLIDPVENLEDRVCKKHERPMELFCKSDQMCVCQFCTEGDHKSHKTVPIEEEYGERKAQMRKTKGKVQKMIQEKLLKVKEIKQAVELSKIDAKREIADSVQIFTALVRSIERSQAELIEVVEEKQKAAEKRAEGLIEEVEQEITELKRRSTELEQLSDIDDQLIFLQRSPSVCTTLPPTKNWSEISVHSSVGVGTLRRVMSQLEETLGKEIENVCVADLKRIQQCAVDVTLDPDTVHPVLILAEDGKQVRNGYIMQNLPANRKRFVENPRVLGKEGFSSGRFYYEVQVKGKSRWILGVASESINRKVCDVSPSPVDGYWTVGQWNINEYKAYAGPWVNLSLREKPQKVGVFVDYEEGEVSFYDVEARSHIYSFTGYTFTDRLYPLFSTGMNTHGDNSAPLIISTIKSD, from the coding sequence ATGGCTTCCTCCAGTATTCTCCTGTCTGAAGAGCAGTTCCAGTGCTCTATCTGTCTGGATGTGTTCACGGAGCCAGTCTCCATCCCATGTGGACACAACTACTGCAAGGCCTGTATCAGAGGATACTGGGACAGCACTGACCTGTGCCAGTGTCCAATGTGTAAGGATACATTTGACAGAAGACCTGAGCTTCGTGTCAACACTTTCATTTCTGAAATGGCTGCTCAGCTCAAGAAGTTGGCTCCAGTTGAAGCCACACCCATCACCCCAAGACAAACCCAAACCACAACCCTCGTCAAATCTGGAGAAGTGCCATGTGATGTCTGCACTGATACTAAGCTCATGGCCCTGAAGTCCTgcctggtgtgtctggcctcttattGTGAGACTCACCTGGAGCCTCATCAGATACTGGCGTCTTTCAAGAAACACAAGCTGATCGACCCTGTGGAGAACCTGGAAGACCGGGTGTGTAAGAAGCATGAAAGACCCATGGAGCTGTTCTGTAAGAGtgatcagatgtgtgtgtgtcagttctgCACTGAGGGAGACCACAAGTCTCACAAGACTGTCCCCATAGAGGAAGAGTATGGAGAGAGGAAGGCTCAGATGAGGAAGACTAAGGGTAAAGTTCAGAAGATGATCCAGGAGAAACTGCTGAAGGTTAAGGAGATCAAACAGGCAGTAGAGCTCAGCAAGATAGATGcaaagagagagatagcagaCAGCGTGCAGATCTTTACTGCTCTAGtgcgctccattgagagaagccAGGCTGAGCTCATTGAGGTGGTTGAGGAGAAGCAGAAAGCAGCAGAGAAGCGGGCTGAAGGGCTTATTGAAGAGGTGGAGCAGGAAATCACTGAGCTAAAgaggagaagcactgagctggagcagctctcagatATTGACGACCAGTTAATCTTTCTCCAGAGGTCCCCATCCGTCTGTACTACCCTTCCACCTACCAAGAACTGGTCTGAGATCAGTGTTCACAGCAGTGTGGGTGTGGGGACTCTGAGAAGAGTTATGTCTCAGCTGGAGGAGACACTCGGTAAAGAGATTGAAAATGTGTGTGTTGCTGATCTGAAGAGGATACAGCAGTGTGCAGTGGATGTGACTCTGGACCCTGATACAGTACATCCAGTCCTCATCTTGGCTGAGGACGGGAAACAAGTGAGAAATGGATACATAATGCAGAATCTCCCTGCCAACCGAAAGAGATTTGTTGAAAATCCCCGTGTTTTAGGGAAGGAGGGGTTCTCTTCAGGGAGATTCTACTATGAGGTGCAGGTGAAGGGGAAGTCTAGATGGATTTTAGGAGTGGCTAGTGAGTCCATCAACAGGAAGGTTTGTGATGTATCACCGAGTCCTGTAGATGGATACTGGACTGTGGGGCAGTGGAATATAAATGAATACAAGGCTTACGCTGGGCCTTGGGTGAACCTCTCCCTGAGAGAGAAGCCCcagaaggtgggggtgtttgtggATTATGAGGAGGGTGAGGTCTCCTTTTatgatgtggaggccaggtctcatATCTACTCTTTCACTGGCTACACCTTCACTGACAGACTCTACCCATTATTCTCAACAGGCATGAATACTCATGGTGATAACTCAGCTCCACTTATCATCTCTACCATCAAGTCTGACTGA